In Microbacterium sp. SLBN-146, one genomic interval encodes:
- a CDS encoding multidrug ABC transporter ATPase, translating into MSTHTPGDDVPVRRIDRILAFMSLGLLVLSIACFFSIMIGTGSGLEQADFSTGLWPVVTIIVWAGPIIAFAMILFILISSFVRRARANRGA; encoded by the coding sequence ATGAGCACGCACACCCCTGGCGACGACGTTCCCGTCCGCCGTATCGATCGCATCCTGGCGTTCATGTCCCTCGGGCTGCTCGTCCTTTCGATCGCCTGCTTCTTCTCGATCATGATCGGGACGGGGTCGGGGCTCGAACAGGCGGACTTCTCGACAGGGCTGTGGCCCGTGGTCACGATCATCGTCTGGGCCGGCCCCATCATCGCCTTCGCGATGATCCTGTTCATCCTCATCTCCAGCTTCGTTCGCAGGGCGCGCGCAAATCGCGGAGCCTGA
- a CDS encoding cold-shock protein: protein MPTGKVRFYDEEKGFGFIASDDGQDVFLHATALPAGTAAPKPGARLEFGIADGKRGPQALSVRMLEAPVSLAKRARKPADDMAIIVEDLVKLLDGIGGDLRRGRYPSGAHANKVAAVLRKVADELDA, encoded by the coding sequence ATGCCCACCGGCAAGGTCAGGTTCTACGACGAGGAAAAGGGTTTCGGCTTCATCGCGTCGGACGACGGCCAGGACGTCTTCCTGCACGCGACGGCGCTGCCGGCCGGCACCGCCGCTCCGAAGCCCGGTGCGCGACTGGAGTTCGGCATCGCCGACGGCAAGCGCGGTCCTCAGGCGCTCTCGGTGCGCATGCTCGAAGCTCCCGTGAGCCTCGCCAAGCGCGCACGCAAGCCCGCTGACGACATGGCGATCATCGTCGAAGACCTCGTCAAGCTCCTCGACGGCATCGGCGGCGATCTGCGTCGCGGTCGCTACCCGAGCGGTGCCCACGCCAACAAGGTGGCCGCCGTGCTGCGCAAGGTCGCCGATGAACTCGACGCCTGA
- a CDS encoding DUF3027 domain-containing protein yields MNSTPDAPQGDTDAESVESPVTDAETGEAAEAETTEPETAEPESGAAEQDVTAEPESGTPDVTSDPEPEVTPEPESTPEPELIEPDPSLFEARDLALAALHEITPEATVGPPAGYRVEAGGVVSLRFENRLSGYPGWFWTVSLARVEDSEPTVLEVELLPGDGALVAPDWVPWAVRLADYHAAQAALAAVADEEDSDLDDDLDDVDDLDAADFDDDGSSILHAGDVDGVDIDELSESDEEDFDDDEDDSDEDDSDEDDSDEDDSDADDDDSDDSDEDDDSDEEDSDDDDESDEDDSDEDDDPDEDDDSDEDDDRD; encoded by the coding sequence ATGAACTCGACGCCTGACGCCCCTCAGGGTGACACCGACGCCGAGAGCGTCGAGTCACCCGTGACGGATGCCGAGACAGGCGAGGCCGCTGAGGCCGAAACGACCGAGCCCGAAACGGCCGAGCCCGAATCCGGCGCGGCCGAGCAGGACGTGACGGCAGAGCCCGAGTCGGGCACGCCGGACGTGACGTCGGACCCCGAGCCGGAGGTCACGCCGGAGCCCGAGAGCACGCCGGAGCCCGAGCTGATCGAGCCGGACCCGTCGCTGTTCGAAGCGCGCGACCTTGCACTCGCCGCGCTGCACGAGATCACGCCCGAAGCGACCGTCGGTCCGCCGGCGGGCTATCGGGTCGAGGCCGGCGGCGTCGTTTCCCTCCGTTTCGAGAACCGCCTCTCCGGGTACCCGGGATGGTTCTGGACGGTCAGCCTCGCTCGCGTCGAGGACTCGGAGCCGACGGTCCTCGAAGTCGAGCTCCTTCCCGGCGACGGTGCGCTCGTCGCGCCGGACTGGGTGCCGTGGGCCGTCCGGCTCGCCGACTATCACGCGGCGCAGGCTGCTCTCGCGGCCGTCGCCGACGAAGAGGACTCCGACCTCGACGATGATCTCGACGACGTCGATGATCTGGATGCCGCCGACTTCGACGACGACGGTTCGTCGATCCTCCACGCGGGCGACGTCGACGGCGTCGACATCGACGAGCTGTCCGAATCGGACGAGGAGGACTTCGACGACGACGAGGATGACTCCGACGAGGACGACTCGGACGAGGACGACTCGGACGAGGACGACTCGGACGCGGACGACGATGACTCGGACGACTCGGACGAGGACGACGACTCCGACGAGGAAGACTCGGACGACGACGATGAGTCGGACGAAGACGACTCCGACGAGGACGACGACCCCGACGAGGACGACGACTCCGACGAGGACGACGACCGCGACTGA
- the serC gene encoding phosphoserine transaminase, translating into MSHVVLPREILPVDGRFGCGPSKIRPAQLEALMGPGAAILGTSHRQAPVKDLVGSVRALLREIFRLPAGYEVILGNGGSTAFWDAAAFGLIERRSQNLVFGEFGGKFAAAAKTPWLDAPDVRKAEPGTRLLAEAVEGVDVYAWPHNETSTGVSSTIERVHGDDGALTVIDATSAAGGIDFSVHEADVYYFAPQKNLGSDGGLWFALVSPAAIERIERIAASGRYIPEFLSLKNALDNSRLNQTLNTPALATLLLLDDQLGWIRDNGGLQWADARTHESSDALYAWAEATSFATPFVADPADRSPVVATIDFDDTVDAAAVAKSLRLNGIVDTEPYRKLGRNQLRVATFVSIEPDDVRKLIQCIDYTVERLG; encoded by the coding sequence ATGTCCCACGTCGTGCTCCCCCGCGAGATCCTGCCCGTCGACGGTCGATTCGGATGCGGCCCGTCGAAGATCCGCCCCGCGCAGCTCGAGGCCCTCATGGGCCCCGGCGCGGCCATCCTCGGCACGTCGCACCGCCAGGCACCCGTGAAAGACCTCGTCGGGAGCGTCCGCGCTCTTCTGCGCGAGATCTTCCGCCTCCCGGCGGGGTACGAAGTGATCCTCGGCAACGGTGGATCGACCGCTTTCTGGGATGCCGCCGCGTTCGGCCTCATCGAGCGCCGCTCGCAGAACCTCGTCTTCGGTGAGTTCGGCGGCAAGTTCGCCGCTGCCGCGAAGACCCCGTGGCTCGACGCGCCCGATGTGCGCAAGGCCGAGCCGGGAACCCGGCTCCTCGCCGAGGCCGTCGAAGGCGTCGACGTCTACGCGTGGCCGCACAACGAGACCTCCACGGGTGTGAGCTCGACGATCGAGCGCGTGCACGGCGACGACGGCGCGCTCACGGTCATCGACGCGACGAGCGCCGCGGGCGGCATCGACTTCTCGGTGCACGAGGCCGACGTCTACTACTTCGCGCCGCAGAAGAACCTCGGGTCCGACGGCGGTCTGTGGTTCGCGCTCGTCTCACCGGCGGCGATCGAGCGGATCGAGCGGATCGCGGCATCCGGTCGATACATCCCCGAGTTCCTGAGCCTCAAGAACGCGCTCGACAACTCGCGCCTCAACCAGACCCTCAACACCCCCGCGCTCGCGACGCTCCTGCTGCTCGACGACCAGCTCGGGTGGATCCGCGACAACGGCGGACTCCAGTGGGCCGACGCGCGCACCCACGAGTCTTCGGACGCCCTTTACGCGTGGGCTGAGGCGACCTCGTTCGCGACGCCGTTCGTCGCCGACCCCGCCGACCGCTCCCCCGTCGTCGCGACGATCGACTTCGACGACACGGTGGATGCCGCCGCTGTGGCGAAGAGCCTCCGACTGAACGGGATCGTCGACACGGAGCCCTACCGCAAGCTCGGACGCAACCAGCTGCGCGTCGCGACGTTCGTCTCGATCGAGCCCGACGACGTGCGCAAGCTCATCCAGTGCATCGACTACACCGTGGAGCGACTCGGCTGA
- a CDS encoding metal-dependent transcriptional regulator — protein MTDLIDTTEMYLRTILELEEEQIQPLRARISERLGHSGPTVSQTVGRMERDGLVVVSDDRTLQLTDAGRQKAIDVMRKHRLAERLLSDVIGLDWAYVHEEACRWEHVMSEQVERRLIELLGHPTESPYGNPIPGLDQLGDVPANNFDQGVVGLVAKLNAAGEPISGTVRRLAEPAQVDPELLQQLKSAGVLPGASGDYRYNEGYVLVQMHGNDEGLELPVELASHIFLVDEVR, from the coding sequence ATGACCGATCTCATCGACACCACCGAGATGTATCTGCGCACGATCCTCGAGCTCGAGGAGGAGCAGATCCAGCCGCTGCGTGCGCGGATCTCGGAGCGTCTGGGGCACTCGGGTCCGACCGTGTCGCAGACGGTGGGGCGCATGGAGCGCGACGGTCTCGTCGTCGTGTCCGACGACCGGACGCTTCAGCTCACCGATGCCGGTCGCCAGAAGGCCATCGACGTCATGCGCAAGCACCGTCTCGCCGAACGCCTCCTCTCCGATGTCATCGGGCTCGACTGGGCGTATGTCCACGAAGAGGCGTGCCGGTGGGAGCACGTCATGAGCGAGCAGGTGGAGCGCCGCCTCATCGAGCTTCTGGGGCACCCGACCGAGTCGCCGTACGGCAACCCGATCCCCGGTCTCGACCAGCTCGGAGACGTGCCCGCGAACAACTTCGACCAGGGCGTCGTCGGTCTCGTCGCCAAGCTCAACGCCGCGGGCGAGCCGATCTCTGGCACCGTTCGTCGCCTCGCTGAGCCGGCCCAAGTCGACCCCGAACTGCTGCAGCAGCTCAAGAGTGCGGGTGTCCTTCCCGGAGCCAGCGGCGACTACCGCTACAACGAGGGTTACGTCCTCGTGCAGATGCACGGCAACGACGAAGGGCTCGAACTTCCCGTCGAGCTGGCATCCCATATCTTCCTCGTCGACGAGGTTCGCTGA
- a CDS encoding M23 family metallopeptidase: protein MSTRSAAKPRAAAKPLRSFVILAMVGGLVATVAIPAYSASTRLPAAEAQTLQQSAAGDAQSLVVASNALTADLSRQSYSATTEDEINKKKAAEAAAAAAAARARAQVSSVASVPVNVNLVSPGTGEVRWPILNFTKGRGLGDSGYHQGVDLLAPGGTPLYAAAAGVVRISQEAYGGYGVAVVIDHVIGGQRVSTLYGHMTYGSRQVVSGQSVEAGQIIGLVGSTGSSTANHLHFEVRINNGIVDPWAWLVANAG from the coding sequence GTGAGCACCCGAAGCGCCGCGAAGCCCCGAGCTGCCGCAAAACCCCTGCGCAGCTTCGTGATCCTCGCCATGGTCGGCGGACTCGTCGCAACCGTCGCGATTCCCGCGTACTCCGCCAGCACGCGCCTTCCCGCTGCGGAAGCGCAGACGCTTCAGCAGAGCGCGGCCGGTGACGCCCAGTCGCTCGTCGTCGCCTCGAACGCCCTGACGGCGGATCTGTCGCGTCAGAGCTACTCGGCGACGACCGAAGACGAGATCAACAAGAAGAAGGCGGCTGAGGCTGCGGCCGCGGCGGCAGCAGCGCGTGCACGTGCGCAGGTCTCTTCCGTGGCATCCGTCCCCGTCAACGTCAACCTGGTCTCACCGGGTACGGGGGAGGTGCGCTGGCCGATCCTGAACTTCACGAAGGGCCGTGGCCTCGGCGACTCCGGATACCACCAGGGCGTCGACCTGCTCGCCCCGGGCGGAACGCCGCTCTACGCGGCCGCCGCGGGCGTCGTGCGTATCTCGCAGGAGGCCTACGGCGGATACGGTGTCGCGGTTGTCATCGACCACGTCATCGGCGGACAGCGCGTCTCGACGCTTTACGGCCACATGACGTACGGCAGCCGCCAGGTCGTGTCGGGTCAGTCCGTCGAAGCGGGCCAGATCATCGGCCTCGTCGGCAGCACCGGCAGCTCGACCGCCAACCACCTCCACTTCGAGGTGCGTATCAACAACGGCATCGTCGACCCCTGGGCCTGGCTCGTCGCCAACGCCGGCTGA
- a CDS encoding HNH endonuclease, whose protein sequence is MRTLVLNAGYEPLAVVSFKRALVLVMNEKATVVELVDGDPVWAARGSYERPAVILLTRYVRVPGARRVPVTRRGVLRRDGHRCGYCGKAASTIDHVLPRSRGGADSWENLVACCLRCNNVKGDRTPQEMQWELRLSPQPPRGGQWMVRGAERSDPRWEPYLALAA, encoded by the coding sequence ATGCGCACTCTTGTGCTGAATGCGGGGTATGAACCCCTCGCGGTCGTGTCGTTCAAACGAGCCCTCGTGCTCGTCATGAACGAGAAGGCCACTGTCGTGGAACTCGTCGATGGTGATCCCGTCTGGGCAGCCCGAGGTTCTTACGAGAGACCCGCGGTGATCCTGCTGACCCGATACGTGCGGGTGCCCGGCGCGCGTCGCGTGCCCGTCACGAGACGCGGGGTGCTGCGGCGCGACGGACACCGGTGCGGCTACTGCGGAAAGGCGGCGTCGACCATCGACCACGTGCTTCCGCGGTCGCGCGGGGGAGCGGACTCGTGGGAGAACCTCGTCGCGTGTTGCCTGCGGTGCAACAACGTCAAGGGCGATCGCACGCCGCAGGAGATGCAGTGGGAGCTGCGCCTCAGCCCGCAGCCGCCGCGTGGCGGACAGTGGATGGTGCGCGGAGCCGAGCGTTCCGATCCGCGGTGGGAGCCGTATCTCGCCCTCGCGGCGTGA
- a CDS encoding MarR family winged helix-turn-helix transcriptional regulator has protein sequence MDAAPLDRVAEIQREWRRERPDLDPSPQGVIGRLHRVALELTERLVAVYGEFGLSEGEFDVLATLRRAGEPYERAAGELADHTLVTTGGLTKRVDRLEARGLVERRTEASDARRRIVRLTPEGRDLIDRAFTAHLANEHRLVDELGRTDAADLERVLTRWLLLLDDR, from the coding sequence ATGGATGCCGCTCCCCTCGACCGCGTCGCCGAGATCCAGCGCGAATGGCGTCGCGAACGCCCCGATCTCGACCCGTCACCGCAGGGCGTCATCGGGCGCCTGCACCGCGTCGCCCTCGAACTCACGGAGCGCCTCGTCGCCGTCTACGGCGAATTCGGACTCTCCGAGGGGGAGTTCGACGTGCTCGCGACCCTCCGCCGCGCAGGAGAGCCCTACGAGCGCGCAGCGGGGGAACTCGCCGACCACACCCTCGTCACGACGGGCGGGCTGACGAAGCGCGTCGACCGGCTCGAAGCCCGGGGACTCGTCGAGCGGCGGACCGAAGCATCCGATGCCCGCCGCAGGATCGTGCGGCTCACCCCCGAAGGACGCGACCTCATCGACCGCGCCTTCACGGCGCACCTCGCCAACGAGCACCGTCTCGTGGACGAACTAGGACGAACGGATGCCGCGGACCTCGAGCGTGTCCTCACACGCTGGCTGCTGCTGCTCGACGACCGCTGA
- a CDS encoding DMT family transporter, whose amino-acid sequence MEDKRWRWILITAIAPIAWGATYVVTRQLLPADAPLWGGVLRALPAGLLLLLIARRLPRGSWWWRSLVLGTLNVGGFFVLIYVAGQRLPSSLAATLMSTSAACMLLFAWLLLKRRPRLAAVAGAGIGLVGVGIMLGFDLGAADAWGVAASLGAMVASSLGFVLTARWGSDVPALPMASWQLIGGSVVLLPAALLIEGAPPTLTVTSALGFAFVSLVATALAYVAWFTGLRRLSPGVVGIVGLLNPVTGVVLGVAVAGEAFGLAQGVGIALVLGGIALGALPPKGSRQRSAVSRRHPAVPATGGSRVA is encoded by the coding sequence GTGGAAGATAAGCGGTGGCGGTGGATCCTGATCACGGCGATCGCGCCGATCGCGTGGGGCGCGACGTACGTCGTGACGCGTCAGCTCCTTCCCGCAGACGCGCCGCTGTGGGGCGGCGTGCTGCGGGCGCTGCCGGCCGGACTCCTCCTGCTCCTCATCGCGCGGCGCCTGCCGAGGGGATCGTGGTGGTGGCGCTCGCTCGTGCTCGGGACGCTCAACGTGGGCGGCTTCTTCGTGCTCATCTACGTCGCAGGCCAGCGGCTGCCGTCGAGTCTCGCGGCGACCCTCATGTCGACATCGGCGGCGTGCATGCTGCTGTTCGCGTGGCTGCTGCTCAAGCGGCGGCCGCGGCTCGCGGCGGTTGCCGGTGCCGGGATCGGGCTCGTGGGCGTCGGGATCATGCTCGGCTTCGACCTCGGGGCGGCGGATGCGTGGGGAGTCGCCGCGTCGCTCGGAGCGATGGTCGCGTCGTCGCTGGGGTTCGTTCTCACGGCGCGGTGGGGCTCCGATGTGCCGGCGCTGCCGATGGCGAGCTGGCAGCTCATCGGAGGATCGGTCGTGCTGCTTCCGGCTGCGCTGCTCATCGAGGGGGCGCCTCCTACGCTCACGGTCACGTCGGCGCTCGGGTTCGCGTTCGTCTCGCTCGTCGCGACGGCGCTCGCATACGTCGCGTGGTTCACGGGACTCCGACGCCTCTCGCCGGGGGTCGTAGGGATCGTCGGGCTCCTCAATCCCGTTACGGGAGTCGTGCTGGGGGTCGCGGTGGCAGGAGAGGCGTTCGGTCTCGCGCAGGGGGTCGGGATCGCGCTCGTGCTCGGGGGTATCGCGCTCGGGGCGCTGCCTCCGAAGGGGTCCCGCCAGCGATCGGCGGTTTCGCGACGGCATCCGGCAGTCCCGGCCACCGGCGGGTCGCGCGTGGCGTGA
- a CDS encoding cysteine hydrolase family protein, producing MTRALLVIDMQRAFDDLDFWGATTNPACEGNVAALLEVWKGSGEPIVVVRHDSTSEGSPLAPGNPGNVLVDPVAAVEPALFVTKNVNSAFYGDPDLHAWLQENGITQVVLCGIQTNMCVETTARMAGNLGYDVTVALDATRTFDLETEIPGLGTVTRSADELMATTALGLQAGGFARIATTAQLTG from the coding sequence ATGACTCGTGCTCTCCTCGTGATCGATATGCAGCGTGCCTTCGACGACCTCGACTTCTGGGGTGCGACGACCAACCCCGCCTGCGAGGGCAACGTCGCGGCGCTCCTCGAGGTCTGGAAGGGGTCGGGGGAGCCGATCGTGGTCGTGCGGCACGACTCGACCTCGGAGGGGTCGCCGCTCGCACCCGGCAACCCGGGCAACGTGCTCGTCGACCCCGTCGCGGCCGTCGAGCCGGCGCTCTTCGTCACGAAGAACGTGAACTCCGCGTTCTATGGCGACCCCGATCTGCACGCGTGGCTGCAGGAGAACGGCATCACGCAGGTGGTGCTGTGCGGCATCCAGACCAACATGTGCGTCGAGACGACAGCGCGGATGGCGGGGAACCTCGGATACGACGTGACGGTCGCGCTGGATGCCACGCGCACGTTCGACCTCGAGACCGAGATTCCCGGCCTCGGCACCGTGACCCGCAGCGCCGACGAGCTCATGGCGACGACGGCTCTCGGCCTGCAGGCGGGCGGGTTCGCGCGCATCGCGACGACGGCGCAGCTCACGGGGTAG